CGATACTATTCTTCATGGCGTTCGGATAGGGCTAACACTCAAAGAACGTAGCGGCTCAGATCCTGATCCTTAACGATGTCAGACAGCATCTTCTTCACGTAGTCACCATTTATGATCTGAACTTGTTCCTTCAGGTCTCTTCCCTCGAAGGAGATCTCATCCATCAGGCGTTCCATGATGGTGTGGAGACGCCGCGCCCCTATGTTCTCCGAACGCTCGTTCACCATCGCCGCAAACTCCGCAATCTTTTCTATGGCATCCTCCGTGAACTGGAGATCGATCCCTTCCGTCTTCATGAGTGCGTTGTACTGCTTGAGTAGAGCGTTTTTCGGTTCCTTCAGAATCCGGATAAATTCCTCCTTGCCGAGAGGATCGAGCTCCACTCTAATGGGAAACCTCCCCTGGAGCTCGGGGATGAGATCGGATGGTTTGGAGACATGGAAGGCTCCAGCTGCGATGAACAAGATATGGTCCGTTCTGACCATACCGTACTTCGTGTTCACTATGGTCCCTTCCACGATCGGGAGGATGTCTCTCTGGACTCCTTCCCTGCTGACGTCCGGACCATGCCCGCTCTCCCTTCCAGCAATCTTATCCAGCTCGTCGACGAAGATGATCCCGGCTTGTTCCACTCGCCTGACGGCAATCCTGGCCACCAGATCCGGGTCAATGAGCCGGTCCTCTTCCTCTTTGAGAAGCTGTTCCCTCGCCTCGGAGACTTTCATCTTCTTCTTTCTCGGCTTCCCGCCAAGGAATCCGGGAAGGAGCTCCCTGATATTAACGTCCATCTCTTCCATTCCTGAACTTGAAAAGATCCGGAATGCAGGAAAGACGTTTTGACGGACATCCAGTTCCACAACTCTATCTTCCAGGAGTCCATCCCTCAACTGCTGTCTCAGCTTTTCCCGGGTCTGCCTCAATTTCTCCCGACCGTTGAAGTCTTCTTCGTCATGGGATTCTCCTTCGAAACCGGTATGCCCCTTTCTGGTTGGCGGTAGGAGTAGATTGAGAAGTCTCTCCTCCATGTTCCTCTCGGCCTT
The Acidobacteriota bacterium genome window above contains:
- the hslU gene encoding ATP-dependent protease ATPase subunit HslU, which produces MVFCLPEKMEEEMEIIGEDLTPKQIVAELDKYIVGQHRAKRAVAIALRNRIRRQKLSPEIADEVAPKNIIMIGPTGIGKTEIARRLARLMNSPFIKVEASKFTEVGYVGRDVESMVRDLTEIAVDLVRQEKAQEVRAKAERNMEERLLNLLLPPTRKGHTGFEGESHDEEDFNGREKLRQTREKLRQQLRDGLLEDRVVELDVRQNVFPAFRIFSSSGMEEMDVNIRELLPGFLGGKPRKKKMKVSEAREQLLKEEEDRLIDPDLVARIAVRRVEQAGIIFVDELDKIAGRESGHGPDVSREGVQRDILPIVEGTIVNTKYGMVRTDHILFIAAGAFHVSKPSDLIPELQGRFPIRVELDPLGKEEFIRILKEPKNALLKQYNALMKTEGIDLQFTEDAIEKIAEFAAMVNERSENIGARRLHTIMERLMDEISFEGRDLKEQVQIINGDYVKKMLSDIVKDQDLSRYVL